A region from the Sandaracinus amylolyticus genome encodes:
- a CDS encoding efflux RND transporter periplasmic adaptor subunit: MRRGVAALVVLLVILALGGIAGIKWSQITTIIAHAQDMERQGPPPEAIGAAVAEEQVWPQTAHAVGTVASNRDVAIANELPGVVARIAFDSGDAVRAGDLLVQLDVSVERANLDAAIANERLARVTADRAHQLVARGVASEQEGDNAEANAASAAAQVESLRATIERKTVRAPFDGRVGIRAVRLGQYLQPGTTVTTIAGEDATYVDFTLPQELLPALQVGMRAEVRGAGERETLAGEVAAIEPSVDPTTRTVGLRAIVRTGQEQLRAGMFVDVDVVLPQRESVVAVPSTAIVHAPYGDSVYLLEPSDRRTPDGQPILVARQTFVRLGEQRGDFVAITQGVEPGRQVVSAGAFKLRNNAPVIITEDAAPQPELAPRPVSR; encoded by the coding sequence ATGCGCCGCGGGGTCGCCGCTCTCGTCGTGCTGCTCGTGATCCTCGCCCTCGGCGGGATCGCCGGGATCAAGTGGTCGCAGATCACGACGATCATCGCGCACGCGCAGGACATGGAGCGACAGGGCCCGCCGCCCGAGGCGATCGGCGCGGCGGTCGCCGAGGAGCAGGTGTGGCCACAGACCGCGCACGCGGTGGGCACCGTCGCGTCGAATCGCGACGTCGCGATCGCGAACGAGCTGCCGGGTGTGGTCGCGCGCATCGCGTTCGACTCCGGTGACGCGGTGCGCGCGGGCGACCTGCTCGTGCAGCTCGACGTGAGCGTCGAGCGCGCGAACCTCGACGCCGCGATCGCGAACGAGCGCCTCGCGCGCGTGACCGCCGACCGCGCGCACCAGCTCGTCGCGCGCGGCGTCGCGTCGGAGCAAGAGGGCGACAACGCGGAGGCGAACGCGGCGAGCGCGGCCGCGCAGGTGGAGTCGCTGCGCGCGACGATCGAGCGCAAGACGGTGCGCGCGCCGTTCGACGGACGCGTCGGCATCCGCGCGGTGCGGCTCGGGCAGTACCTCCAGCCCGGCACGACGGTCACGACGATCGCGGGCGAGGACGCGACGTACGTCGACTTCACGTTGCCGCAGGAGCTCTTGCCCGCGCTGCAGGTCGGGATGCGCGCCGAGGTGCGCGGCGCGGGAGAGCGCGAGACGCTCGCCGGAGAGGTCGCGGCGATCGAGCCCTCCGTCGATCCGACCACGCGCACCGTCGGCCTGCGCGCGATCGTGCGCACCGGTCAGGAGCAGCTGCGCGCCGGCATGTTCGTCGACGTCGACGTGGTGCTCCCGCAGCGCGAGAGCGTCGTCGCGGTGCCCTCGACCGCGATCGTGCACGCGCCCTACGGAGACTCGGTCTACCTCCTCGAGCCCTCGGATCGCCGCACGCCCGACGGCCAGCCGATCCTCGTCGCGCGGCAGACGTTCGTGCGCCTCGGCGAGCAGCGCGGCGACTTCGTCGCGATCACGCAGGGCGTCGAGCCCGGGCGCCAGGTCGTCAGCGCGGGCGCGTTCAAGCTGCGCAACAACGCGCCGGTGATCATCACCGAGGACGCCGCGCCGCAGCCCGAGCTCGCGCCGCGCCCGGTGAGCCGCTGA
- a CDS encoding N-acetylmuramoyl-L-alanine amidase, translating into MRALLALASLLAIAAPAAAQPLVVIDPGHGGSDPGAVGCSIEEEDVVLDVSQRLQVLLERDGVRIAMTRDADTTVGLSARATFANSRGATGFVSIHSNSNGGTPATGTETFVYPGSNARTRALGQGVQSAMIAAWGLRDRGLKEGNFAVVRETTMPAALGELAFTNNCATDARYLSDPAQRQRMAEHLRTAILNWLGVSPMPTTGTLRGVVFEDQGVGTEDITVRIGGAGVRVTETGASATSAADGAWSFTVPPGEYTVEASHAGHVTASRRCAVVSGMTTWCSVGLLPESTPPPPDAGSVGEEDAGVIEEVDAGARDAATGGDAGPARDAGATGPGREMIDGGCSVGHGSGSSAWLAMVLAGLVIAMRRRRAPVALLATFAIVGCAREAAPTAHESDLRGIVDEENVAPSARIGARPVASFVTLGPRREWLVQDLVTPVLSPDGTRALLASPDHTALFVLELDGTSTVRELCGVGRCGWEPQWQDDGAAVAFRTEGQSGTAVPAEAVSLEDGRSLAVHVGERGVHAWTDEDDRAWLRIDGRVREIGPEGERVMMPTLTSDRRHVVMWGLTEGVLIHRVRDGAIVYAGPGGHPRVDPSGRWLVLERTEDDGHEITRSDLYVVDLADPSYAIAPLVLSDDRVERMPSLSRIGDDGAGTLAYVEEGALVVREVRLSR; encoded by the coding sequence ATGCGCGCCCTCCTCGCACTCGCTTCGCTCCTCGCCATCGCCGCGCCCGCCGCGGCCCAGCCGCTGGTCGTCATCGATCCCGGCCACGGCGGCTCGGACCCAGGCGCGGTCGGCTGCTCGATCGAGGAGGAGGACGTCGTGCTCGACGTCTCGCAGCGCCTGCAGGTCCTGCTCGAGCGCGACGGAGTCCGGATCGCGATGACGCGCGACGCCGACACGACCGTCGGGCTCTCGGCGCGCGCCACCTTCGCGAATTCGCGCGGCGCGACCGGCTTCGTGAGCATCCACTCCAACTCGAACGGCGGCACCCCCGCGACCGGCACCGAGACGTTCGTCTATCCCGGCTCCAACGCGCGCACCCGCGCGCTCGGCCAGGGCGTGCAGTCCGCGATGATCGCCGCGTGGGGCCTGCGCGATCGTGGCCTCAAAGAGGGCAACTTCGCGGTCGTGCGCGAGACGACGATGCCCGCCGCGCTCGGCGAGCTCGCGTTCACCAACAATTGCGCGACCGACGCGCGCTACCTCAGCGACCCCGCGCAGCGCCAGCGCATGGCCGAGCACCTGCGCACCGCGATCCTGAACTGGCTCGGCGTCTCGCCGATGCCGACGACCGGCACGCTGCGCGGTGTGGTCTTCGAGGACCAGGGGGTGGGGACCGAGGACATCACCGTGCGCATCGGCGGCGCGGGCGTTCGCGTCACCGAGACCGGCGCGAGCGCGACCTCGGCCGCCGACGGCGCGTGGTCGTTCACCGTGCCGCCCGGCGAGTACACGGTCGAGGCCTCGCACGCCGGGCACGTGACCGCGTCGCGCCGCTGCGCGGTGGTGAGCGGGATGACGACGTGGTGCTCGGTCGGTCTTCTCCCCGAGTCGACGCCGCCGCCGCCCGACGCGGGCTCGGTGGGCGAGGAGGACGCGGGCGTGATCGAAGAGGTCGATGCGGGAGCGCGCGACGCGGCGACGGGCGGCGATGCCGGCCCGGCGCGCGATGCCGGGGCCACCGGGCCGGGCCGCGAGATGATCGACGGCGGATGCAGCGTGGGGCACGGCAGCGGATCGAGCGCGTGGCTCGCCATGGTGCTCGCCGGTCTCGTGATCGCGATGCGTCGCCGTCGCGCTCCGGTCGCGCTGCTCGCGACGTTCGCGATCGTCGGATGCGCGCGTGAGGCCGCGCCGACCGCGCACGAGAGCGATCTCCGCGGGATCGTCGACGAGGAAAATGTGGCACCGAGTGCCAGAATCGGTGCGCGCCCGGTCGCGTCGTTCGTGACCCTCGGGCCGCGTCGCGAGTGGCTCGTGCAGGATCTCGTCACGCCGGTGCTCTCGCCGGACGGGACGCGCGCGCTGCTCGCGTCGCCGGATCACACCGCGCTCTTCGTGCTCGAGCTCGACGGCACGAGCACGGTCCGCGAGCTCTGCGGCGTCGGTCGCTGCGGGTGGGAGCCGCAGTGGCAGGACGACGGCGCGGCGGTCGCGTTCCGCACCGAGGGCCAGTCGGGCACCGCGGTCCCGGCCGAGGCGGTGTCGCTCGAAGATGGTCGCAGCCTCGCGGTGCACGTCGGAGAGCGCGGCGTGCACGCCTGGACCGACGAGGACGATCGCGCGTGGCTGCGCATCGACGGTCGCGTGCGCGAGATCGGGCCCGAGGGAGAGCGCGTGATGATGCCGACGCTCACGAGCGATCGCCGTCACGTCGTGATGTGGGGCCTCACCGAGGGCGTGCTGATCCATCGGGTGCGCGACGGCGCGATCGTGTACGCGGGGCCGGGCGGCCATCCGCGCGTGGATCCGTCGGGACGCTGGCTCGTGCTCGAGCGCACCGAGGACGACGGGCACGAGATCACGCGCTCCGATCTCTACGTCGTCGATCTCGCGGACCCGAGCTACGCGATCGCGCCGCTCGTGCTGAGCGACGATCGCGTCGAGCGCATGCCCTCGCTCTCGCGCATCGGCGACGACGGAGCGGGCACGCTCGCGTACGTCGAGGAAGGCGCGCTGGTCGTGCGCGAGGTGCGGCTCTCGCGCTGA
- a CDS encoding methyl-accepting chemotaxis protein, producing the protein MERIFQSKNAPWALLLVLVGAFVGYLTASQGPGPVYAGGAVTIVAAAALGALYVWVTGFAAPSGSSTHSFNALREVLDGRKPRRPADLPVAEYDAFDAIEKIAEKLSDERREEEALREQNGRAQKEIDGLKSRLAELETLRGRSSELESRARDAEAQLAPLRSRLSELEQRARDAEAKSEPLRGRVSELEQRARDAESQATPLRTRAGELEQRVRDLETTIAAQRREVDEAERARRAGEEEAKGLRRQVRDAEEKLSQYLDLLSNGFGEQMAAVEQTTRSMQEMTQQLHQIAQHVEALASNAEESSSSILEMTATNDEVAENTGNLAASVRETVSSIEEMTYSIKEVARNVDALSLTAEETSSSMNEMDVSIDQVQSNANETARLSEQVASDAEIGAEAILKTIQEINRIKETSSEAVQVISNLGTRIEAIGDILDVIDDVAEQTNLLALNAAIIAAQAGEHGKGFAVVADEIKDLAERAGASTREIADLIKTIQAESKKGITAVERGAATVDRGVEVSASAETALKKILESSQKSTAMVRAIARATVEQAKGSKQVTDAIGRIAETVQQIAAATAEQARGSELIMKSAEKMRLITQHVERSSQEQARGGRQISQAIENISSMVNQLHQSHRAQARGSEQTLTAAKRISELTRAYEAQLRDLSRIAERLRAVGS; encoded by the coding sequence GTGGAAAGAATCTTCCAGAGCAAGAACGCGCCCTGGGCGCTGCTGTTGGTGCTCGTTGGCGCCTTCGTCGGTTATCTCACCGCATCGCAGGGCCCGGGACCGGTCTACGCCGGTGGTGCGGTGACGATCGTGGCGGCCGCCGCGCTCGGCGCGCTCTACGTCTGGGTGACCGGCTTCGCGGCACCTTCGGGCAGCAGCACGCATTCGTTCAATGCGCTGCGCGAGGTCCTCGACGGTCGGAAGCCGCGTCGCCCCGCCGACCTCCCGGTCGCGGAGTACGACGCGTTCGACGCGATCGAGAAGATCGCCGAGAAGCTCAGCGACGAGCGCCGCGAAGAAGAGGCGCTCCGCGAGCAGAACGGCCGCGCGCAGAAGGAGATCGACGGGCTCAAGTCGCGCCTCGCCGAGCTCGAGACGCTGCGTGGTCGCTCGAGCGAGCTCGAGTCGCGGGCGCGCGATGCCGAGGCCCAGCTCGCGCCGCTGCGCAGCCGCCTCTCGGAGCTCGAGCAGCGCGCGCGCGACGCCGAGGCGAAGTCGGAGCCGCTGCGCGGTCGGGTGAGCGAGCTCGAGCAGCGCGCGCGCGACGCCGAGTCGCAGGCCACGCCGCTCCGCACCCGTGCCGGCGAGCTCGAGCAGCGCGTGCGCGATCTCGAGACCACGATCGCAGCGCAGCGCCGCGAGGTCGACGAAGCGGAGCGCGCGCGCCGCGCCGGCGAGGAAGAGGCGAAGGGCCTGCGTCGTCAGGTGCGCGACGCCGAGGAGAAGCTCTCGCAGTACCTCGATCTGCTCTCGAACGGGTTCGGCGAGCAGATGGCCGCGGTCGAGCAGACGACGCGCTCGATGCAGGAGATGACGCAGCAGCTGCACCAGATCGCGCAGCACGTCGAGGCGCTCGCGAGCAACGCGGAGGAGAGCTCGAGCTCGATCCTCGAGATGACCGCGACGAACGACGAGGTCGCGGAGAACACCGGCAACCTCGCCGCGAGCGTGCGCGAGACCGTCAGCTCGATCGAGGAGATGACCTACTCGATCAAGGAAGTCGCGCGGAACGTCGACGCGCTCTCGCTGACGGCCGAAGAGACGTCGTCGTCGATGAACGAGATGGACGTCTCGATCGACCAGGTGCAGTCGAACGCGAACGAGACCGCGCGTCTCTCCGAGCAGGTCGCGTCGGACGCGGAGATCGGCGCCGAGGCGATCCTCAAGACGATCCAGGAGATCAACCGCATCAAGGAGACCTCGAGCGAGGCGGTGCAGGTCATCTCGAACCTCGGCACGCGCATCGAGGCGATCGGCGACATCCTCGACGTCATCGACGACGTCGCGGAGCAGACCAACCTGCTCGCGCTGAACGCCGCGATCATCGCGGCGCAGGCGGGCGAGCACGGCAAGGGCTTCGCGGTCGTCGCCGACGAGATCAAGGATCTCGCTGAGCGCGCGGGCGCGAGCACGCGCGAGATCGCGGACCTGATCAAGACGATCCAGGCGGAGTCGAAGAAGGGCATCACCGCCGTCGAGCGCGGCGCGGCGACGGTCGATCGCGGCGTCGAGGTCAGCGCGAGCGCGGAGACCGCGCTCAAGAAGATCCTCGAGAGCTCGCAGAAGAGCACCGCGATGGTGCGCGCGATCGCGCGCGCGACGGTCGAGCAGGCCAAGGGCAGCAAGCAGGTGACCGACGCGATCGGCCGCATCGCCGAGACGGTGCAGCAGATCGCGGCGGCGACCGCGGAGCAGGCGCGCGGCTCGGAGCTCATCATGAAGAGCGCCGAGAAGATGCGGCTCATCACGCAGCACGTGGAGCGCTCGTCGCAGGAGCAGGCGCGCGGCGGACGTCAGATCAGCCAGGCGATCGAGAACATCTCGAGCATGGTGAACCAGCTCCACCAGTCGCACCGCGCGCAGGCGCGCGGGAGCGAGCAGACGCTCACCGCGGCCAAGCGCATCAGCGAGCTGACGCGCGCGTACGAGGCGCAGCTGCGCGACCTGTCGCGCATCGCGGAGCGACTGCGCGCCGTGGGCAGCTGA
- a CDS encoding GNAT family N-acetyltransferase yields the protein MSLVHPARSTCHFLDRAPSTTRCAMSIAIRRLGAHDAPAYRALRALGLRQAPDAFRVAPEDEQHETDASVAQRLAGHAVFGGERDATLLGVAGVTGFDGAKLRHRALLWGMYVHPDARGTGLADALVARAIEHASLDHQRLILTLAADNVRALRLYERHGFVVYGREPDAIRRSPDAYVDELLMSRALR from the coding sequence GTGAGCTTGGTCCATCCCGCGCGCTCGACATGTCACTTCCTGGATCGCGCGCCGAGCACCACACGCTGCGCGATGTCGATCGCGATCCGTCGCCTCGGCGCGCACGACGCGCCCGCCTATCGCGCGCTGCGCGCGCTCGGTCTGCGCCAAGCACCCGACGCGTTCCGGGTCGCGCCCGAGGACGAGCAGCACGAGACCGATGCGAGCGTCGCGCAGCGCCTCGCGGGTCACGCCGTGTTCGGCGGAGAGCGAGACGCAACGCTCCTCGGCGTCGCCGGCGTGACCGGCTTCGACGGCGCGAAGCTGCGCCATCGCGCGCTGCTCTGGGGGATGTACGTGCACCCCGACGCGCGCGGGACCGGGCTCGCGGATGCGCTCGTCGCGCGCGCGATCGAGCACGCATCGTTGGACCACCAACGATTGATCCTGACGCTCGCCGCCGACAACGTTCGCGCGCTGCGGCTCTACGAGCGCCACGGGTTCGTCGTGTACGGCCGCGAGCCCGACGCGATCCGGCGCAGCCCCGATGCGTACGTGGACGAGCTCCTGATGTCGCGCGCGCTCCGCTGA
- a CDS encoding efflux RND transporter permease subunit produces MKGLTDVFVRRPVLAIVVNLLILVAGVQAIRSLSVRQYPRLELATVTISTVYVGASADLVRGFITTPIERAISAADGIEYIESESTQGISTIRARLRLNFPASDALADISARVNQVRNELPPEAELPTILIEPSDAQIAAMYLSFRSPILEPNQVTDYLVREVQPRLSAIDGVQRADLLGGRAFALRAWLDPQRMASLGVSPSDVSRALADENYLAAVGNTDGALVRVDLTATTDLQSVDQFRRLVVRRDGDTLIRLADVADVQLGSESYDQDVRFAGERAVFMGVWVRPNANALEVIERVRAELALLQADLPVGMEATVAYDSTEYIEDAIREVTRTLLETVLIVVLVITAFLGSLRGSIVPVVAIPLSLIGAVFLMQVLGFTLNLLTLLAIVLSVGLVVDDAIVVVENVERHIREGQTRVQAALLGARELVGPIIAMTITLLAVYVPVGFQGGMTGELFREFAFTLAGAVLISGIVALTLSPVMSSRLVPEKQGRIARAVARAFSAVQRGYGHALDTTLAMRPVVYVVWILIALATIPMFMLSSSELAPEEDQGVVFSSLEVPANASLEQVSAYAGELQHVFEQDPDYHQSFQLTTPGTAFGGMIAAPWQERERDIFAIQGALTPRVSAIAGVRAPLFLPAALPSPGTLPIEFVVSASADHEEIVRYTERLTEIAAQSGEFAFPPISDVRFDEARADIVLDRDQIAAMGVNMGQIGSDLSWMLSGNYVNRFNMAGRSYRVIPQIVRTSRLVPRQLQDIHVTGPNGTLIPLGAIATLQETVEPRTLNRFQQLNSVKLSGVPARSVDAALRVLEEAAAETLPPGYRVDYTGESRQLRQEAGKFLPVLGLALLVIFLVLAAQFDSFRDPFVILAGSVPLALFGALVFTFLHFEGPPGVEFGLTSGWTTTLNIYSQVGLVTLVGLIAKHGILIVEFANDAQREGLSKIEAVKHAAATRLRPILMTTAATIAGHFPLTLVTGPGAEARNSIGLVLVGGMAIGTIFTLFVVPAVYVLIAREHRVRVEEKRREEEPEMGGALLPSPAE; encoded by the coding sequence ATGAAGGGTCTCACCGACGTCTTCGTGCGCCGCCCGGTCCTCGCGATCGTGGTGAACCTGCTGATCCTCGTCGCGGGCGTGCAGGCGATCCGATCGCTCAGCGTGCGCCAGTACCCGCGGCTCGAGCTCGCGACGGTGACGATCTCGACCGTCTACGTCGGCGCGAGCGCAGACCTCGTGCGCGGGTTCATCACCACGCCGATCGAGCGCGCGATCTCGGCGGCCGACGGCATCGAGTACATCGAGTCCGAGAGCACCCAGGGCATCTCGACGATCCGCGCGCGCTTGCGCCTGAATTTCCCGGCGAGCGATGCGCTCGCCGACATCAGCGCGCGCGTGAACCAGGTGCGCAACGAGCTCCCGCCCGAGGCCGAGCTGCCGACGATCCTGATCGAGCCGTCGGACGCGCAGATCGCGGCGATGTACCTGAGCTTCCGCTCGCCGATCCTCGAGCCGAACCAGGTCACCGACTACCTCGTGCGCGAGGTGCAGCCGCGCCTGTCCGCGATCGACGGAGTGCAGCGCGCCGATCTGCTCGGCGGTCGCGCGTTCGCGCTCCGCGCGTGGCTCGATCCCCAGCGCATGGCGTCGCTCGGCGTGTCGCCGTCCGACGTGTCGCGCGCCCTCGCGGACGAGAACTATCTCGCGGCGGTCGGCAACACCGACGGCGCGCTCGTCCGCGTCGATCTCACCGCGACCACCGATCTCCAGAGCGTCGATCAGTTCCGCCGGCTCGTAGTGCGCCGCGACGGCGACACGCTCATTCGTCTCGCCGACGTCGCCGACGTGCAGCTCGGCTCCGAGAGCTACGACCAGGACGTGCGCTTCGCCGGCGAGCGCGCGGTGTTCATGGGCGTCTGGGTACGCCCCAACGCGAACGCGCTCGAGGTGATCGAGCGGGTGCGCGCCGAGCTCGCGCTGCTGCAGGCCGATCTCCCGGTCGGGATGGAGGCGACGGTCGCGTACGACTCGACCGAGTACATCGAGGACGCGATCCGCGAGGTCACGCGCACGCTCCTCGAGACGGTGTTGATCGTCGTGCTCGTGATCACCGCGTTCCTCGGATCGCTGCGCGGCTCGATCGTGCCGGTCGTCGCGATCCCGCTCTCGCTGATCGGCGCTGTGTTCCTGATGCAGGTGCTCGGCTTCACGCTGAACCTGCTCACGCTGCTCGCGATCGTGCTCTCCGTCGGGCTCGTCGTCGACGACGCGATCGTCGTCGTCGAGAACGTCGAGCGGCACATCCGCGAGGGCCAGACGCGCGTGCAGGCCGCGCTGCTCGGGGCGCGCGAGCTGGTCGGTCCGATCATCGCGATGACGATCACGCTGCTCGCGGTGTACGTGCCCGTCGGGTTCCAGGGCGGGATGACCGGCGAGCTCTTCCGCGAGTTCGCGTTCACGCTCGCGGGCGCGGTGCTCATCTCGGGCATCGTCGCGCTCACGCTCTCGCCCGTGATGTCGTCGCGCCTGGTGCCCGAGAAGCAGGGGCGGATCGCGCGCGCGGTGGCGCGCGCGTTCTCGGCGGTGCAGCGCGGGTACGGGCACGCGCTCGACACGACGCTCGCGATGCGCCCCGTCGTGTACGTCGTGTGGATCCTGATCGCGCTCGCGACGATCCCGATGTTCATGCTCTCGTCGTCGGAGCTCGCGCCCGAGGAAGATCAGGGCGTCGTGTTCAGCTCGCTCGAGGTCCCCGCGAACGCGAGCCTCGAGCAGGTCTCGGCGTACGCCGGAGAGCTGCAGCACGTCTTCGAGCAGGACCCCGACTACCACCAGAGCTTCCAGCTCACGACGCCGGGCACCGCGTTCGGCGGGATGATCGCGGCGCCGTGGCAGGAGCGCGAGCGCGACATCTTCGCGATCCAGGGCGCGCTCACGCCGCGCGTCTCGGCGATCGCCGGGGTGCGCGCGCCGCTCTTCCTCCCCGCCGCGCTGCCGAGCCCGGGCACGCTGCCGATCGAATTCGTGGTCAGCGCGAGCGCCGATCACGAGGAGATCGTCCGCTACACCGAGCGCCTCACCGAGATCGCGGCGCAGAGCGGCGAGTTCGCGTTCCCGCCGATCAGCGACGTGCGCTTCGACGAGGCGCGCGCCGACATCGTGCTCGATCGCGATCAGATCGCCGCGATGGGCGTGAACATGGGCCAGATCGGCTCCGATCTGTCGTGGATGCTCTCGGGCAACTACGTGAACCGCTTCAACATGGCGGGCCGCAGCTACCGCGTGATCCCGCAGATCGTGCGCACCTCGCGCCTCGTGCCGCGGCAGCTGCAGGACATCCACGTGACCGGGCCGAACGGCACGCTGATCCCGCTCGGCGCGATCGCGACGCTGCAGGAGACGGTCGAGCCGCGCACGCTGAACCGCTTCCAGCAGCTCAACTCGGTGAAGCTCTCGGGCGTGCCGGCGCGCTCGGTCGACGCGGCGCTGCGCGTGCTCGAGGAGGCCGCGGCCGAGACGCTGCCGCCGGGATACCGCGTCGACTACACCGGCGAGTCACGCCAGCTGCGGCAAGAAGCGGGGAAATTCCTGCCGGTGCTCGGGCTCGCGCTGCTCGTGATCTTCCTGGTGCTCGCCGCGCAGTTCGACTCGTTCCGCGATCCGTTCGTCATCCTCGCGGGCTCGGTGCCGCTCGCGCTCTTCGGCGCGCTGGTGTTCACGTTCCTGCACTTCGAGGGACCGCCCGGCGTCGAGTTCGGGCTCACGTCGGGATGGACGACGACGCTCAACATCTACTCGCAGGTCGGGCTCGTCACGCTGGTCGGTCTGATCGCGAAGCACGGGATCCTGATCGTCGAGTTCGCGAACGACGCGCAGCGCGAAGGGCTCTCGAAGATCGAAGCGGTGAAGCACGCGGCCGCGACGCGCCTGCGCCCGATCCTGATGACGACGGCGGCGACGATCGCGGGACACTTCCCGCTGACGCTCGTGACCGGCCCGGGCGCGGAGGCGCGCAATTCGATCGGCCTCGTGCTGGTCGGCGGGATGGCGATCGGGACGATCTTCACGCTCTTCGTGGTGCCCGCGGTGTACGTGCTGATCGCGCGCGAGCACCGTGTGCGTGTCGAGGAGAAGCGACGCGAAGAAGAGCCCGAGATGGGCGGCGCGCTGCTCCCGTCACCGGCGGAGTGA
- a CDS encoding SDR family oxidoreductase gives MRALVTGAAGLIGHHVVRQLCERGDDVRALVLARDDLRNLRGLDVEVRIGDVTDRDSVARAMREVEVVFHLAAIYALWTPDRGARMRRVNVEGTRIVLDEARRAGVRRVVHTSSIARFGGQGPGRRATESSPFALGVTKSAYAISKRDAHEVALDAARDQDVVIVAPCGPIGPGDVGPTPTGRLLVECLRLPVIAVTPTVTNFVDVRDVARGHLLAAERGARSESYLLGHRDLSLAQLAGMALEVTGRRAPIVEIPWRAARIAGRAMSALADRVTHRAPPITTEAIAIAELGLAADASRAVRELGLPQTPIERALSDALKWFDREGYLAARLAA, from the coding sequence ATGCGCGCGCTGGTCACCGGCGCGGCGGGCCTGATCGGCCACCACGTCGTGCGCCAGCTCTGCGAGCGCGGCGACGACGTGCGCGCGCTGGTGCTGGCGCGCGACGATCTGCGCAACCTGCGAGGCCTCGACGTCGAGGTGCGCATCGGGGACGTGACCGATCGCGACTCGGTCGCGCGTGCGATGCGCGAGGTCGAGGTCGTGTTCCACCTCGCGGCCATCTACGCGCTGTGGACGCCCGATCGCGGCGCGCGGATGCGCCGGGTGAACGTCGAGGGCACGCGCATCGTGCTCGACGAAGCGCGGCGCGCCGGGGTGCGGCGGGTGGTGCACACGAGCTCGATCGCGCGCTTCGGCGGACAAGGCCCGGGACGGCGCGCGACCGAGTCTTCGCCGTTCGCGCTGGGCGTGACGAAGAGCGCGTACGCGATCAGCAAGCGTGACGCGCACGAGGTCGCGCTCGACGCGGCGCGCGATCAGGACGTGGTGATCGTCGCGCCGTGCGGGCCGATCGGTCCGGGCGACGTGGGGCCGACGCCGACCGGACGACTGCTCGTCGAGTGCCTGCGTCTGCCGGTGATCGCGGTGACGCCGACGGTCACGAACTTCGTGGACGTGCGCGACGTGGCGCGCGGTCATCTGCTCGCGGCCGAGCGCGGAGCACGGAGCGAGAGCTACTTGCTCGGACATCGCGATCTCTCGCTGGCGCAGCTCGCGGGGATGGCGCTCGAGGTCACCGGACGTCGCGCGCCGATCGTCGAGATCCCGTGGCGCGCGGCGCGGATCGCGGGTCGCGCGATGAGCGCGCTCGCGGACCGCGTGACCCATCGCGCGCCGCCGATCACGACCGAGGCGATCGCGATCGCGGAGCTCGGCCTCGCCGCGGACGCGTCGCGGGCAGTGCGCGAGCTCGGACTGCCGCAGACGCCGATCGAGCGCGCGCTGAGCGACGCGCTCAAGTGGTTCGATCGCGAGGGGTATCTCGCCGCGCGCCTCGCGGCGTGA
- a CDS encoding HEAT repeat domain-containing protein gives MKSGDILTAPILRLVPGEKEDADEMMGFANEEYWLLARVIEADGDAPAEDIYTTEDGRTRIHWIQDPKISRGYIALAGENVEEVAELIRSGMSILGLEEIRQRALSATSRADRMRSIYDLALAAPIEHDPGIFEIFGSYLEDADPDVRGAAVLAISYVGWREFLEPLRTRASEDADGSVREDATILIGNLQKYPARSVVAR, from the coding sequence GTGAAGAGCGGAGACATCCTGACGGCCCCGATCCTTCGGCTCGTCCCGGGCGAGAAGGAAGACGCCGACGAGATGATGGGGTTCGCCAACGAGGAGTACTGGCTACTGGCGCGTGTGATCGAGGCCGACGGCGACGCGCCGGCGGAAGACATCTACACGACCGAAGACGGGCGCACGAGGATCCACTGGATCCAGGATCCCAAGATCAGCCGAGGCTACATCGCGCTCGCCGGTGAGAACGTCGAGGAAGTCGCCGAGCTGATCCGCTCGGGCATGTCGATCCTCGGCCTCGAGGAGATCCGGCAGAGAGCCCTGAGCGCGACGTCGCGCGCCGATCGGATGCGCAGCATCTACGATCTCGCGCTCGCCGCGCCGATCGAGCACGACCCCGGGATCTTCGAGATCTTCGGCTCGTATCTCGAGGACGCCGATCCCGACGTGCGGGGGGCGGCGGTGCTGGCGATCTCGTACGTCGGATGGCGAGAATTCCTCGAGCCGCTCCGCACGCGAGCGTCGGAGGACGCCGACGGCAGCGTTCGGGAAGACGCGACGATCCTGATCGGGAACCTGCAAAAGTATCCGGCCCGAAGTGTCGTCGCGCGCTAG